Proteins encoded within one genomic window of Misgurnus anguillicaudatus chromosome 18, ASM2758022v2, whole genome shotgun sequence:
- the gjd2b gene encoding LOW QUALITY PROTEIN: gap junction protein delta 2b (The sequence of the model RefSeq protein was modified relative to this genomic sequence to represent the inferred CDS: deleted 1 base in 1 codon): MGEWTILERLLEAAVQQHSTMIGRILLTVVVIFRILIVAIVGETVYDDEQSMFVCNTLQPGCNQACYDKAFPISHIRYWVFQIIMVCTPSLCFITYSVHQSAKQKERRYSTIYLSLDKDPASVKREGSKKLKNTIVNGILQNTENSTKESEPDCLEVKEIPNSATRTAKSKMRRQEGISRFYIIQVVFRNALEIGFLVGQYFLYGFNVPAVYECDRYPCIKDVECYVSRPTEKTVFLIFMFAVSGICVVLNLAELNHLGWRKIKTAVRGVQARRKSIYEIRNKDLSRMSMPNFGRTQSSDSAYV; this comes from the exons ATGGGGGAATGGACGATTCTGGAGCGTCTCCTGGAGGCGGCTGTCCAACAGCACTCTACTATGATCGGGAG gATCCTACTGACAGTGGTGGTCATCTTCCGGATTCTAATCGTGGCGATAGTTGGGGAGACCGTGTACGACGACGAGCAGTCCATGTTCGTGTGCAATACCTTACAACCGGGCTGTAATCAAGCGTGTTATGACAAAGCCTTCCCTATATCTCATATTAGATACTGGGTGTTCCAGATCATCATGGTCTGTACCCCAAGTCTTTGCTTTATCACATACTCGGTGCATCAGTCCGCCAAACAGAAAGAGCGGAGATATTCTACAATCTACCTCTCCCTAGATAAAGATCCAGCTTCAGTGAAACGAGAAGGTagcaaaaagtta aaaaacactatcGTGAACGGAATACTTCAAAACACGGAAAACTCTACCAAAGAATCCGAGCCAGACTGTTTGGAAGTAAAAGAGATCCCAAATTCAGCCACGAGAactgcgaaatctaaaatgagAAGACAGGAGGGTATTTCCAGATTTTACATAATCCAGGTCGTTTTCAGGAACGCGCTGGAGATCGGCTTCTTGGTGGGTCAATATTTCTTATACGGATTTAACGTGCCTGCGGTGTACGAGTGCGATCGGTACCCTTGTATCAAAGACGTCGAGTGCTACGTTTCGAGACCGACGGAGAAGACCGTGTTTCTCATCTTTATGTTTGCTGTCAGTGGAATTTGCGTGGTGCTTAACCTAGCGGAACTGAACCACTTGGGTTGGAGGAAAATTAAAACAGCGGTGAGGGGAGTGCAGGCCCGGAGAAAGTCCATATATGAAATCAGAAACAAGGATTTATCGCGGATGAGTATGCCGAACTTTGGTCGGACGCAGTCAAGTGATTCCGCCTATGTCTGA
- the LOC141350309 gene encoding uncharacterized protein — FTAGTSLSVPPPVSVPPQVAPTAVSTIENLKEENKLLKEERDFLREQLKCDLKNRQPRQKEKMQNDASSESESGESSTFSDTSDSSDKPPKRKQKRKHKVREEKHAAIRRVQTPDDVLQRYKAILKSFMKTRSVSHSCKQHNVDRNTIALTAIIAELQIIATPELHIPEFQGGTLQKYAKECKEYMDTNPEVINKINEMKRKRELLPIRYKFRKEDN; from the exons ttTACAGCAGGTACATCTCTCTCTGTGCCTCCCCCTGTCTCTGTGCCCCCACAAGTTGCGCCAACTGCAGTTTCAACAATTGAAAACCTAAAAGaggaaaataaacttttgaaaGAGGAGCGAGACTTCCTTCGGGAGCAATTAAAATGTGATCTTAAAAACAGACAACCAA GACAGAAAGAGAAGATGCAAAATGATGCTTCTTCTGAGTCAGAATCTGGAGAGAGTTCAACATTCTCAGACACATCGGATTCATCTGACAAGcctccaaaaagaaaacaaaagagaAAGCACAAAGTCAGGGAGGAAAAACATGCCGCCATTCGAAGAG TTCAAACACCTGATGATGTTTTGCAACGTTACAAGGCCATTCTGAAAAGCTTCATGAAGACCAGAAGTGTCTCCCACAGCTGCAAGCAACACAATGTTGATCGGAATACCATCGCACTTACAGCCATTATTGCAGAGTTGCAGATTATTGCTACTCCTGAACTCCACATTCCTGAATTTCAGGGTGGAACTCTACAGAAATATGCGAAGGAGTGCAAGGAATACATGGATACAAACCCAGAAGTCATTAATAAAATCAATGAAATGAAACGTAAACGTGAACTCCTGCCAATTAGGTACAAATTTAGAAAGGAAGACAATTAA